A stretch of the Nicotiana tabacum cultivar K326 chromosome 6, ASM71507v2, whole genome shotgun sequence genome encodes the following:
- the LOC107803795 gene encoding stromal 70 kDa heat shock-related protein, chloroplastic, producing the protein MSSIMAATATHQVKIPGFSGLKLDKKTPCFVSREKCYSNKGVLRQKYRPMKIVNEKVVGIDLGTTNSAVAVMEGGQPTIVTNAEGQRTTPSVVAYTKNGDRLVGQIAKRQAVVNPENTFFSVKRFIGRKMTEVDEESKQVSYRVMKDENGNVKLECPAIGKQFAPEEISAQVLRKLVDDASKFLNDKVAKAVVTVPAYFNDSQRTATKDAGRIAGLDVLRIINEPTAASLAYGFEKKNNETILVFDLGGGTFDVSVLEVGDGVFEVLSTSGDTHLGGDDFDKRTVDWLAENFRKEEGIDLLKDKQALQRLTEAAEKAKIELSTLTQTNISLPFITATADGPKHIETTLTRAKFEELCSDLLDRLKTPVETALRDANLSFKDIDEVVLVGGSTRIPAVQNLVRKMTGKEPNVSVNPDEVVALGASVQAGVLAGDVSDIVLLDVTPLSLGLETLGGVMTKIIPRNTTLPTSKSEVFSTAADGQTSVEINVLQGEREFVKDNKSLGRFRLDGIPPAPRGVPQIEVKFDIDANGILSVMATDKGTGKKQDITITGASTLPKDEVDRMVQEAEKFAKEDKEKRDSIDTKNQAESVVYQTEKQLKELGDKVPADVKDKVESKLRELKDAISGGSTQTIKDTMAALNQEVMQLGQSLYSQPGAAAGPAGAAAGPAGASGSRGKDDGDGEVIDADFSESN; encoded by the exons ATGAGCTCAATTATGGCTGCAACTGCAACCCACCAAGTGAAAATCCCCGGATTTTCCGGGCTTAAACTCGACAAGAAAACACCATGCTTTGTATCAAGAGAGAAATGTTACAGCAACAAAGGAGTATTGAGGCAAAAGTACAGACCCATGAAAATAGTGAACGAGAAGGTGGTGGGGATAGATTTAGGTACAACAAACTCAGCAGTGGCAGTAATGGAAGGTGGACAACCGACAATAGTGACAAATGCGGAGGGACAAAGAACGACGCCGTCTGTGGTGGCGTATACGAAAAACGGCGATAGATTAGTCGGGCAAATAGCGAAAAGGCAAGCGGTGGTAAATCCTGAGAATACTTTTTTCTCGGTAAAGAGATTTATAGGGAGGAAGATGACGGAGGTTGATGAAGAATCGAAGCAGGTATCGTATAGAGTGATGAAGGATGAGAATGGGAATGTTAAACTTGAGTGTCCTGCTATTGGTAAGCAGTTTGCTCCTGAGGAAATTTCTGCTCAG GTCTTAAGGAAGCTTGTTGATGATGCCTCAAAGTTCTTGAATGATAAAGTTGCTAAAGCAGTGGTTACAGTACCTGCATACTTCAATGACTCCCAGAGAACTGCAACGAAAGATGCAGGTCGCATTGCCGGATTAGATGTTCTCCGCATAATTAACGAACCCACTGCTGCTTCATTGGCTTATGGATTTGAGAAGAAGAATAACGAAACCATTCTAGTGTTTGACCTGGGAGGTGGTACTTTTGATGTGTCAG TTCTTGAGGTTGGAGATGGAGTATTTGAGGTGCTCTCTACCTCAGGCGACACACACTTGGGAGGTGATGATTTTGATAAG AGAACTGTTGACTGGCTTGCTGAAAATTTCCGTAAAGAAGAAGGAATAGACCTTCTGAAGGATAAACAAGCGCTTCAACGTCTTACTGAAGCTGCTGAAAAGGCAAAGATAGAATTGTCAACCTTGACTCAAACTAATATCAG TTTGCCATTCATCACTGCTACTGCAGATGGTCCAAAACATATTGAGACAACACTTACAAGGGCCAAGTTTGAGGAGTTATGCTCAGACTTATTGGACAG GCTTAAAACACCAGTTGAAACTGCCTTGAGGGATGCCAACCTTTCCTTCAAAGATATAGACGAAGTAGTTCTTGTTGGTGGATCGACACGAATACCAGCTGTTCAAAACCTTGTCCGCAAGATGACTGGTAAAGAGCCTAATGTTTCTGTCAATCCTGATGAGGTAGTTGCTCTTGGAGCTTCAGTTCAG GCTGGTGTCTTGGCTGGAGATGTTAGTGACATCGTGTTATTAGATGTAACACCATTGTCACTTGGTCTGGAAACTCTAGGTGGAGTTATGACAAAAATCATCCCACGAAATACAACACTACCGACTTCAAAGTCAGAAGTCTTCTCAACTGCGGCAGATGGGCAAACCAGTGTTGAGATTAATGTGCTACAAGGTGAAAGAGAGTTTGTAAAAGACAACAAGTCTCTTGGAAGGTTCCGTCTGGATGGGATTCCTCCAGCTCCTCGTGGTGTTCCCCAGATTGAAGTAAAATTTGATATTGATGCCAATGGTATTCTCTCTGTCATGGCTACTGATAAGGGTACCGGAAAGAAGCAGGACATTACTATAACCGGTGCTAGCACTTTGCCCAAAGATGAG GTTGATAGAATGGTTCAGGAAGCTGAGAAGTTTGCTAAAGAGGACAAGGAGAAGAGGGATTCCATTGACACAAAGAACCAAGCAGAATCTGTTGTATATCAAACTGAGAAGCAGCTAAAAGAGTTGGGAGACAAGGTGCCAGCTGATGTTAAAGACAAGGTGGAATCGAAACTGAGAGAGCTCAAGGATGCCATATCTGGCGGTTCAACACAAACCATTAAGGACACAATGGCTGCGTTGAACCAAGAAGTCATGCAGCTGGGACAGTCTCTATACAGCCAGCCAGGTGCTGCTGCTGGTcctgctggtgctgctgctggTCCGGCAGGGGCATCTGGTTCCAGGGGCAAGGATGATGGAGATGGAGAAGTAATCGATGCAGACTTCAGCGAAAGCAATTAA
- the LOC142181557 gene encoding uncharacterized protein LOC142181557, translating to MVDGTYRKERFLEMMWNHSERVNTIVLSWIMNSVGKGLLGGIMYASSAQVVWEDLVERFNKIDGSRTFNLHKEIATLSQGTSSVSVYFSKLKDLWEEFEALVPASSCDCPKSREFVAYL from the coding sequence ATGGTTGATGGCACATACAGAAAAGAAAGATTCTTAGAAATGATGTGGAATCACTCGGAAAGAGTAAATACAATTGTTCTTTCTTGGATTATGAATTCAGTTGGAAAAGGGCTTCTTGGAGGAATTATGTATGCATCTAGTGCACAAGTGGTCTGGGAAGATTTGGTTGAAAGGTTCAACAAGATAGATGGTTCAAGAACCTTCAATCTTCACAAGGAAATTGCTACTCTATCGCAAGGAACATCATCTGTATCAGTATACTTTTCGAAATTGAAAGATCTATGGGAAGAGTTTGAAGCATTAGTACCAGCATCTAGTTGTGACTGTCCAAAATCAAGGGAGTTTGTAGCTTACTTGTAG